The DNA window CCTTTGTTAAAGGATTCCATGTAAGTTCCTGCACTTACAACCCATCCCCAGTTTGGATCTATTTTATTATAAGTAATTTTTGTCGCTTCAGTGCCAGGCTGATTTGGTAAATCCCATTTATAATACGAAAAACCACCGCCTGCTTCCGCAGTTTTTATAATATCTTGTAAGACATATTTCCCATCAACATCTTTATCTTCCCATCCATTTTCCCCTTCTGAGGATGGATGAGCTATTTGTTCCCCATCCTTACCATAGATGCTAAAATATCCATTTTCGCCCAAATCCACTTTAGACGTTAATGTACGTTTTCCATCACTTTGTAATTCACCAAGTAAGTATTGCTTTACTTGCTCTTGCGCTTCCTCTAAAGTCATCTCCCCGTTTTCAACAGACTTATTCTTTGAGTCTATTAACAACAGTGCCATCTCCACAGCATTTTTAAGTGTTTTTTCTCCTAATTCATCAAAATTGTTTTTAGCAGACATGTAACTGCTTACCCCTATTATTAAACTTGGAATTAATAGTAGACATAATGAAATAATGAATAATTTTGTACGAATTTTCACTTGCTAATCCTCCTCGATTTTAACTATTACCAGTACATTACAGAAATTATATATATGCATTTTTTACTACACAAAATATTATCGACTAAATTTTTATTATCTTTAACATTTGAGTGGTAATTAAATACTATATTTTTTTCAGTTATGGAACTTTTTACTTATATACCAATTAGATACATTTAAACAAAAAACGAGCCCTTTCCCTAAGAGGAAAGGACTCAGTAATAAAGTTTTTATTCTTTCACAAAGTCTATTGTGCTTCTAACTGTATCAATCGGACGAACAAGTCCTTCAATTTGCTCACGCTTAGGCTCTAAGAATGGAGGTAGTGATAGTTTCTCTCCAAGTGTTTCGTATGGCTCGTCTCCCATGAATCCTGGTCCATCCGTTGCAAACTCGAATAAAATACCGTTTGCAACTCTTGCATACAACGACTGGAAGAAAAAGCGATCTACAAAACCTGAAGTTTGGAAGCCAAAGCTTTCCATACGCGTTGTCCATTCATCTAATACAGAGCGGTCCTCTACTCGGAATGCTGCATGGTGAACTGTTCCAAACCCTTGTTGGCCTGGAGGAAGAATAACGTTTTTCTCTACAATTACTTGAGCACCATTTCCGCCTTCTCCCACTTCAAACAAATGGAATAATCCATCTTGTGCAATTTCTTTAAATAATAAAACCTTTTCCAATATTTCTTTCATATAATCAAATTGAGCAATTCGAATATGGATTGGCCCTAGTCCTGTAATAGCATACTCTAAAGGAATTGGTCCTTTTTGCCATGGTATTCCTGCTGCAACACCTTTGTTATTCTCATCTGAAACTAATTGATATTGTTGGTCATCAAAATCAACAAAAGAAAGTACTTTCGTACCAAATTGATCTTGGATTCCTGTATGCTTCACTTCTAAGCGATCAAAGCGTTTTACCCAGTATTGTAACGCTTCATCAGTTGGGACACGGAAACCAGTTCTATAAATTTCGTTTGTTCCATGTGTACCTTTTGGAATTCCAGGGAAATCAAAGAATGTCATATCTGTCCCCGCTCCTCCAACATCATCCGCAAAAAATAAGTGATACGTTTGAATGTCATCTTGGTTTACTGTTTTCTTAACTAAACGCATACCTAACACATACGTAAAAAACTTATAATTCTCTTCTGCACTACTAGTTATTGCTGTTACATGGTGAATACCTTTTAAATGGTTCATCTTATATTCCTCCAACATAATTTATATTTTATTCTTAATTTAATTATCTTTAATTCGAGATAATTTTATCATGTATAAAATTCCTTGTCAATCAAATGAAAAAATAAATCCTCTCAAGAAGGAGAAGCTTATACTAGTTATCCCATAAAAAAAAGAAAAATACCTTCCCAATAGATTCAAGTACTACTGAGAGGTATTTTCTAATTAACAGCGCCAACAATAAAAATACCGACTTTTTTAGTAGAAGTCGGTCCTTTATTTATTATATGATTACCTTACACATCTATTTCTGTTCCTATACCTTGTTCCTTTGCTTTCACATAGACACCTTTTGCTACAGCTAAATCAAAATAAGCAGCACCCACTGATTTGAAAAATGTAATTTCTTCTGCATTCTCACGGGCTTTTATTTCTCCGATTACAAGCTTCCCAATTTCCCCATGTACATCCTCGAAAGACCACTTTCCGATTTTTTCTGCATGCATTAGTTCTCCTGCTTCGTCCTTCACACCAGCAAAGTCATCTACGACAATTTTAGATGCACGTGTAATAGTCACTAAATCGACTTCCAGCATATGAGGTAAATATGATCCTACTCCATTTATATGAGTACCTGGTTGTAAATCTTCTCCATTAAAAACTGGTTCGTTCGAACGTGTGGCACAACAAATGATATCTGCCTGACGAACAGCTGAAGATACGTCTTCTAATACTTCATAAGGAATTTCTACACCAAAATCTTTTAGTTTTTCCCCAAAATTTTTCGCCTTTGCAGCTGTCCGATTAACTAATAAAATACGTTCAATGTTACGAACTGCAAGAACAGCAAGCACTTGTTCAAAAGCCATTGCTCCTGTTCCAATCACGGTAACAACCTTTGCATCTTTTTTCGCTAAATAATCTGTTGCGATTCCACTTAATGCTCCTGTACGAAGTCTTGTTAAATAAGAAGCATTTAACATGGCAAGATGTTCGCCATTTTGAGCATCCGATAGTAAAACTACTCCTTGTGTAGTAGGTTTTCCGTTAGATGGATTGTTAGGGAAAATGGTAACAACTTTAACCGCTGTTACTTCATCGACTAAATCGGCACTTGGCATATATAGTGCGGAAGCTTCATGTTGTGGAAATTCTATCACTGTCCGATGTGGGTTGGCAATCTTCTCCGCTTCTTTTGCTTTTAATACATCTGTTATGTCTTGTATTGCTTCCTTCATTCCATATGAACGTATAATTTCTTGTTCATTTATAACTAACATGCTATACCTCCGTTTTTTAGAAAAGCTCGTCTTTCCTATTCTTACGAAAGACGAGCAATTTTACTTGCAGCTATTAAGCTTGAGATAGCCCTTTAGTATTTTTAGTGTTCGATTTTGCATCGGCTGTTTCCACTTTTACAACATCATCTAAATTCTCTTGACTGCGATCTTTTACTGCCCAAATTGCAAGTAGTGAAATAACCGCCGTGAAGATAATGTAGAAGGCAACTGGAACATATGAACCGTTAAATTTCAGCATTAGGCTCGCTGCAACTAACGGAGCAGTTCCTCCAGCTAAGGCAGCTCCAATTTGATAGCCTAGTGTAATCCCTGTATATCGTACCTTTGCATCAAAGATTTCGGAGAACATTGTCCCAAGTACTGCTGTGATTGGAGCCCAAATAATACCTAATCCAATTACAGTTGCGATTACTAATAATACTACGGATTGTTGTTGCAACATCCAGAAGTATGGAAAAGCAAAAACGATCATACCAATTGTCCCAGCTACATACACCTTTTTACGACCAATCTTATCCGATAAGCTTCCCATAATTGGAATGAGTATAGTTGTAACAATTGTAGCTACCATTACTGTATTTAAAATTGTTGTACGAGAGAAACCTAAGTTTGTTGTCGCATAAGAAACGACAAATGTACCGAAAATATAGAATGGTGCGGTTTCTACTACTTTTGCACCTACTGCGATAATCACTTCACGCCAATGATATTTTAATGTATCTACGATTGGCAGTTTAGGAATTTCTCCTGACTCTTGTACCTTTTTAAAAGAAGGTGTTTCTGCAATACCTTTTCGAATCCATAAACCAAAAACAACTAACAATGCACTGAAGATAAACGGAATACGCCATCCCCAAGTCATAAATGACCCTTCTGGTAATAACGTCATAAGTGATAGTGCAACGGTTCCTAAAACCATCCCGATTGTAACACCCATTTGAGGAATAGCTCCATATAAACCACGTTTTTCTTTCGGTGCATATTCAACCGCTAATAGAAGCGCACCACCCCATTCTCCTCCAATACCCAATCCTTGAACTAAGCGAAGAGTAATTAAAAGAATAGGTGCCCACACACCAATGGCCTGATAAGTTGGAAGTAACCCCATACCAAAGGTTGCAACTCCCATTAAACTTAACGTGATTACAAGTGTTTTTTTACGTCCAATTCGATCTCCAATATGACTAAAAATAATTCCACCAAATGGGCGGATAAAGAATGCTAAAGCAAATGATGCATAAGCAAGTAATAAACCTACGGACGGATCTTCCGTCACAAAGAACAATTGATTGAATACAAGAGCAGCAACCGTTCCATATAAGAAATAATCAAACCACTCAATGGAACTTCCTACTAAACTGGCAATCCAAACTTTTCTCATTTGTTTTGAATCCATTTTTACATCTCCCCTTTTTCAAAATTGAAGTGACACTTTAATTATCTCCCATATTTATTGTAAATAGTTTTAAATTTTCTGTCAATCCTATGTAAAAAATATTAAGTTTGAGTGTTTTCTTTCAAGTACTGTATGATTAACTAATAGAATAAATAATAAGGAGAATTATATATGTCTTCTAATTCGATTGGTAACATCCTAAAAACATTAAGAAAAGAACGTAAACTGACCTTAAAAGAGTTAGCAGAACAAACGGATGTCTCTATTAGTTTCCTCTCTCAAGTTGAGCGTGGTAAATCTAGTGTCACATTAGAATCTTTAAAGAAAATAGCAGATGCATTAAAAGTAAATCCTACGGTATTCTTTCCCGAGAATTCGCAGTCAGATAACTTAGAAGAGAGAAGACAACAGTTCTATTACCAAGACTTATCTAATGGAAATCGAGATGCGTCTTACTTACCTATTCTAGTTACACTACAACCAGGGGAAAATGAAGGAAACGCTTTTTCACATGCTGGACATGAATTTCTATTTGTCATTGAAGGAACATTAACTGTAGTTGTAGATGAGAAAAAAGAAATTTTAGTGGAACAACAATCCATCATGTTCGATGCGAATAAAATACACTATTGGT is part of the Psychrobacillus sp. FSL H8-0483 genome and encodes:
- a CDS encoding XRE family transcriptional regulator; translated protein: MSSNSIGNILKTLRKERKLTLKELAEQTDVSISFLSQVERGKSSVTLESLKKIADALKVNPTVFFPENSQSDNLEERRQQFYYQDLSNGNRDASYLPILVTLQPGENEGNAFSHAGHEFLFVIEGTLTVVVDEKKEILVEQQSIMFDANKIHYWYNLTDQPVRFLVVSSKVR
- a CDS encoding ring-cleaving dioxygenase, with the protein product MNHLKGIHHVTAITSSAEENYKFFTYVLGMRLVKKTVNQDDIQTYHLFFADDVGGAGTDMTFFDFPGIPKGTHGTNEIYRTGFRVPTDEALQYWVKRFDRLEVKHTGIQDQFGTKVLSFVDFDDQQYQLVSDENNKGVAAGIPWQKGPIPLEYAITGLGPIHIRIAQFDYMKEILEKVLLFKEIAQDGLFHLFEVGEGGNGAQVIVEKNVILPPGQQGFGTVHHAAFRVEDRSVLDEWTTRMESFGFQTSGFVDRFFFQSLYARVANGILFEFATDGPGFMGDEPYETLGEKLSLPPFLEPKREQIEGLVRPIDTVRSTIDFVKE
- a CDS encoding ornithine cyclodeaminase family protein yields the protein MLVINEQEIIRSYGMKEAIQDITDVLKAKEAEKIANPHRTVIEFPQHEASALYMPSADLVDEVTAVKVVTIFPNNPSNGKPTTQGVVLLSDAQNGEHLAMLNASYLTRLRTGALSGIATDYLAKKDAKVVTVIGTGAMAFEQVLAVLAVRNIERILLVNRTAAKAKNFGEKLKDFGVEIPYEVLEDVSSAVRQADIICCATRSNEPVFNGEDLQPGTHINGVGSYLPHMLEVDLVTITRASKIVVDDFAGVKDEAGELMHAEKIGKWSFEDVHGEIGKLVIGEIKARENAEEITFFKSVGAAYFDLAVAKGVYVKAKEQGIGTEIDV
- a CDS encoding MFS transporter, with the translated sequence MDSKQMRKVWIASLVGSSIEWFDYFLYGTVAALVFNQLFFVTEDPSVGLLLAYASFALAFFIRPFGGIIFSHIGDRIGRKKTLVITLSLMGVATFGMGLLPTYQAIGVWAPILLITLRLVQGLGIGGEWGGALLLAVEYAPKEKRGLYGAIPQMGVTIGMVLGTVALSLMTLLPEGSFMTWGWRIPFIFSALLVVFGLWIRKGIAETPSFKKVQESGEIPKLPIVDTLKYHWREVIIAVGAKVVETAPFYIFGTFVVSYATTNLGFSRTTILNTVMVATIVTTILIPIMGSLSDKIGRKKVYVAGTIGMIVFAFPYFWMLQQQSVVLLVIATVIGLGIIWAPITAVLGTMFSEIFDAKVRYTGITLGYQIGAALAGGTAPLVAASLMLKFNGSYVPVAFYIIFTAVISLLAIWAVKDRSQENLDDVVKVETADAKSNTKNTKGLSQA